The nucleotide window AATTGAAACACATATCTGGCCTGTGTTTGAGAAGGCTCCGTATACTGCTGCATTTGAAGCTCGTTCTATATCGGCGTCTTCACATACGATCATTGGGTCCTTGCCTCCTAGCTCTAGGGAGGTTGGGGTTAGGTTTTCTGCAGCGTTTTTTAAAACGGTTTTACCGACCTCTACGCTGCCTGTGAAGAATATTTTATTTGGATTGATTTCAACCAGTTTTTCACCGACCTCTTTACCACCCTGCAGTACGTGGACAAGGTCTTGGTCGATTTTGGATTCCTTTATCAATTTTCTTATTTCTTCTCCAACCAGTGGTGTTACTTCGGATGGTTTCAATAATACTGTGTTACCGGCCGCTAAGGCTGTTATCAATGGTATCATGGATAGTTGGAATGGATAGTTCCAGGGAGCGATAATTGACACAACGCCCATTGGGCTATATTGAACATATGATTTATTTTTACGGAAATGTATGGGGCTTTTTCTTTTCTGTTTTGAAAGAATTTTAGGGGCATTTTTGATATAATATTTATTCAAATCGAGTGTTGGTAATATATCAGCCATCAATGCCTCGTTTTCAGTTTTCCCCGTATCCAATGAGATAGTATCGGTTAAATCATCGGTTTTAGTTACAATTGTGGATTGTATTTTCTTTAATGACTCAACCCTGTCTTCAGGTGATGTCTCTCCCCACCTACCACTTGCCTTACGTGCCTTTTGATAGGCAGTCTCAATCTCTTGAGAACCAGCTGTTTCTACCTCTTTAATCACCTCACCAGTTAAGGGAGATCTTGCCTTTAAAGTCATCCTGTCCATACCTCTAAATTATATAAAACGGTTTTAGAAGATGTTTAGATAGATTATTTTTGGCCATATTTTTTGTTAATTAGGTTTGCCGTTATTCTTCCAGATTCGTATATGGTTGGTAGGCCACTTCCTGGGTTTGTTCCTCCACCAACAAGCCACATCGATTTGTATTCTTCGAAATCATTTCTTGGCCTGAATGAGAGCATCTGTTTCAGATTATGAGCTAGGTTGAATGTCGCTCCATACTCGACATTATATTCTTCCTGCCAGTCTTGGGGTGTTATGATCTTCTCGTACTGTATATGTTCTTCGATATCAAGGAGCCCAGCTTTGTTTTTCAAAAGATCCAATATCAACTCCCTATATCTAGTTTTCTCTTCTTCCCAATCTATATCGGCTTTTAAGTTTGGTATAGGGACCAATACATAAAGGGCTGAATGTCCATCTGGAGCCATTGTAGAATCTGTTTTAGATGGATTTGCAACATAAAAGGAGGGGTCTTTGGGAAGCACTTTCTGGCTTTCTATCTCTCTAAAGTTCTCTTTATAGTCTTCTGTAATGAATATGTTGTGGTGTTCAAGGTCTTCATATAGCTTATCAAGACCTAAATACATCATGTATGTAGAACAAGAGTATTTCATACCATCTATTTTTTTGTCAGTATACTTCATTCGTTCATTATTCGATAACAAGTTTTTCATAGACCAAGCAAAATCTGAATTTAAGATTACTTCATCATGTTTTTTAGTTTCTCCATCCGACAACTCAACACCCTCAACCTCACGGCCCTCAACCAAAACCCTGTCGACCGTGGTGTTCAAATGTATCTTTCCACCCATCTCCTTGAAAGCTTTAGCCATAGCTTTCGATAAATTGCATAACCCACCTTTCACGTGATGTATACCCCAATTATACTCAATATATGGTAGTATAGTAAACATAGAGGGACAGTTAAATGGAGACATCCCGAGATATTTAGATTGAAAAGTAAATGCAACCTTTATCCGATCATCTTCGAAATGTCTACCCAAATCCTCCCATAAACTGGTTGTTGGCCTTAAAACTGGAAGTAAGGACAAAACTTCTTTAGACAAAATAGATAGATGGCTTGGATAGTCCCGTTGAAGCACCGGTAAAACCCTATCCATCTTTTTCTTATTGTCTTCCATGAAACCATCAAACCCATCCCCATCAACAGGACTCATTTCCTCAATCGAATCTCTAAAATCTGTAAAGTCTTTTTGAGGCTTTAAAACATCCCCATTTGCAAAAACCAGTTGATAATATGGATCCAACTCAATTAAATCAACATAATCATGAAGATTTTTATCACACTCACCAAAAATCTCTTCAATAATAAAAGGCATCATAAAAAAGGTGGGTCCAACATCAAACCTATAGCCCTCTTCCTCAATACATGAACTTCTAGACCCAACTCTATCCATCCTTTCATAGATCTCAACATCAAACCCCTTACTAGCTAATAACATACCTGCAGAAAGTCCGCCTGGACCGGCTCCAACAATACCAATATTCATTTTCGTCTAAACCCCCAAAACTATCAATAAAAACAAAACCAAGTTACCTATCATTCTTAATTAGGTATATAAACAATATAAAACTACTGAAGTATAAAAAAACTCAGTTAATAACATACCTATTTAAAAATAAAACGATACAGAAAAATAACTATAGCTTTATTTAAGCGATGAAAGAAAGATATATTGCCAATAATACGACTGCTGCGAACACTACTTTATTCTCCCTATATATTTCTTCTCCATCAAGTCCTGCGAACGGGATCATGTTGAACAAAGCGAGCCATGCATTGATATACTGGCCGTAAGCACCAACCAGGCCTGGAATGAACAAAAAAAACGTTGCCAATCCAAGGTTGCTTAATGGGCCGGATAAACTAATATACATCTGTTGTTTCGATGTCCGGCTTCCTTTTGTATAGACTGCTCCAGGGGCGGCGAAAATAAAGCCTATAAAAGATAAAACGAAAGCAAACACTAAAAAAGATATATCAGCTTTAAAAAAAGCTTGTAGGCCAAACCTAGATGCCACTAATTTGTGTGCTATTTCGTGAACTAAAAAACCAATACCTGCAGTGAACAACGCAATTAAGATAGAAATACTATTTAAGCCACCTAATAGGTTGGCAAATGCAAGACCTAGAACTATCCATGCTATTAATAAATCCCAAAACTCCCCGTAATATGGAACACCAAGACGTTTACCAGTTCTAAAAAGATTGTTGCGAGACAAAAATATAGACCTCTACATCCAGCTATAAAAAATAAGTTATTTAGAATTCAATATCATTTAATAAATACCTTTATTTTTCTTTTTTTTTTTTCATCTTAATGGTTGAGAAGACCTTTTTCTTAATAAACTTAATCAAATAAGGTAGGAATCGCTATATACTTAATCATATGTTTTTTAATCGATGAGAGGGTTAGGTTAGTGTTTTTTTGTTTTTGGTTTTTGTTTGGTTTGGGTGTATTTTTAAAACGGGGTTGAGACCTCTTTTATTCAGAGTAGGGGTTATTTTACTTTTCCTATTTCTGTTATGGGTATTCTTGAGCGTTTTTCTATTTGTTTTTGTTTGAGTTTTGGTTTTGTTATTGCTATTACTGCTGATGTTGGTCCTGCGGATAGGTTTAGGTCGATGTCGGTGTTTTTCCATTGTATTGTGAGTTCTGTGTTTGATAGGTGGTTGTTTATCTCTTTTTTGATTCCTGGATGTCCGACGGGTATTATTTTTTTAATTGATTTGTTTTTTTGTAGTAGTTTTATGTCTTCGATTTGTGGTAGTTTCATGTTGAGTATGTCTTCGCCGACAGATGGATGTCCTATACAGAATACTTTGTCTCCTTTTTTTATTTCAGGTTGTATTAGTTGGTTTGTTTCTAGTAATCCGATTGCAGTGATTGAGACGCCTGTTTGACATGTTTTGATGTTCTCTTCGCTGTGGCCTACTACTACGTTGTTGATTCCAATTTTCTTACATTCTGTATTGACTCCTTGTATTATGTTTCGACCTGTTTCTTCCATTTCGTTGGAGAAATTGAGAAGTACTGTGGTTGGTTCTGCCGATATTGATAACATTTTTATTAATGCTGTTCTAGCTATTATGCTCCCTACAACCTCTCCGTCCACGGATACTTGGTCGTGTATTTTTGGTCCGATTCCGCCTGAGGATGAGTTGGATATTACTATGCTTATGTTAAAAGAATCTAGGTTTATGAAATGGACGTCTCTGATGTTTTCTTGGGTTATTTGGATTTCCTCTTTAGAGAGCTCCCTTATGTTTGTGAGTTTATCAAGGTCCCCTATTATTTTGAAGTATAATGTTAGGGCTTGTCGTATAATCTCCGACCTAGATAGACCGAATTTTTCTGAAAGTTCTTCTATCTGGCTATCCATCTCCATTGGTATCCGGAAATTAATTTGTTTGATAACTATCACCAAGTCTATTTAGATTTTCTTCCCTACCAAGACACCTATCTCGTTATGTATCTTGATTAGGTCTGTAACGGCATAACCAGCTTCTGTAAAGGCAATCACAAGTTCACTTACATAAGCAGGGTTATCGACTTCAGGTTTATGAAATGG belongs to Methanonatronarchaeum sp. AMET-Sl and includes:
- a CDS encoding aldehyde dehydrogenase family protein, producing the protein MDRMTLKARSPLTGEVIKEVETAGSQEIETAYQKARKASGRWGETSPEDRVESLKKIQSTIVTKTDDLTDTISLDTGKTENEALMADILPTLDLNKYYIKNAPKILSKQKRKSPIHFRKNKSYVQYSPMGVVSIIAPWNYPFQLSMIPLITALAAGNTVLLKPSEVTPLVGEEIRKLIKESKIDQDLVHVLQGGKEVGEKLVEINPNKIFFTGSVEVGKTVLKNAAENLTPTSLELGGKDPMIVCEDADIERASNAAVYGAFSNTGQICVSIERVYLHREIKNQFIDKIIEKTKKLRLGIDSDSDIGPMTKPEQADIVMEHIKDAKEKGAEIKVGGERKNQFITPTILTNTNHKMKIMQEETFGPTMPIMTYNTINEAIELANDTKYGLNASIWTENQNIAQKIARKLDTGNLYINDAVKNIGNPTLPFGGVKQSGLGRYHGPEGLKTFSHTKSIMINKNKGNELNWFPYTENKKQTLKTAIETLHGDINPIKKITNLIKLIKKT
- a CDS encoding ribbon-helix-helix protein, CopG family → MIVIKQINFRIPMEMDSQIEELSEKFGLSRSEIIRQALTLYFKIIGDLDKLTNIRELSKEEIQITQENIRDVHFINLDSFNISIVISNSSSGGIGPKIHDQVSVDGEVVGSIIARTALIKMLSISAEPTTVLLNFSNEMEETGRNIIQGVNTECKKIGINNVVVGHSEENIKTCQTGVSITAIGLLETNQLIQPEIKKGDKVFCIGHPSVGEDILNMKLPQIEDIKLLQKNKSIKKIIPVGHPGIKKEINNHLSNTELTIQWKNTDIDLNLSAGPTSAVIAITKPKLKQKQIEKRSRIPITEIGKVK
- the crtI gene encoding phytoene desaturase family protein; this encodes MNIGIVGAGPGGLSAGMLLASKGFDVEIYERMDRVGSRSSCIEEEGYRFDVGPTFFMMPFIIEEIFGECDKNLHDYVDLIELDPYYQLVFANGDVLKPQKDFTDFRDSIEEMSPVDGDGFDGFMEDNKKKMDRVLPVLQRDYPSHLSILSKEVLSLLPVLRPTTSLWEDLGRHFEDDRIKVAFTFQSKYLGMSPFNCPSMFTILPYIEYNWGIHHVKGGLCNLSKAMAKAFKEMGGKIHLNTTVDRVLVEGREVEGVELSDGETKKHDEVILNSDFAWSMKNLLSNNERMKYTDKKIDGMKYSCSTYMMYLGLDKLYEDLEHHNIFITEDYKENFREIESQKVLPKDPSFYVANPSKTDSTMAPDGHSALYVLVPIPNLKADIDWEEEKTRYRELILDLLKNKAGLLDIEEHIQYEKIITPQDWQEEYNVEYGATFNLAHNLKQMLSFRPRNDFEEYKSMWLVGGGTNPGSGLPTIYESGRITANLINKKYGQK